The Catharus ustulatus isolate bCatUst1 chromosome 13, bCatUst1.pri.v2, whole genome shotgun sequence genome includes a window with the following:
- the GXYLT2 gene encoding glucoside xylosyltransferase 2 — protein sequence MRRPCKVAAALLCLAVLLLLYLLAGSAAPPPAPSAPARRPPRLGRSPPRRSPAGGGSASARKPGEQKHPKEPSSLQCMHLAVVACGDRLEETLIMLKSAVLFSNSRLCFHIFAEDSLKPEFEKKLKEWPSSYTKKFESNIYPITFSVGNAQEWKKLFKPCAAQRLFLPVILKDVDSLLYVDTDVLFLRPIDDIWHLLREFNSTQLAAMAPEHEIPKIGWYSRFARHPYYGSTGLNSGVMLMNLTRIRSTHFKNSLIPGGLTWEEMLYPLYQKYKNYITWGDQDLLNIIFYFNPECLYVFPCQWNYRPDHCMYGSNCRGAEDEGVSILHGNRGVYHDDKQPTFKALYEVIRDFPFEDNLFQSLYYPLQSKFLDTVHTLCGRIPQVFLKQIEKTMKKVYENRVIVYLGANHRY from the exons ATGCGGCGGCCCTGCAAGGTGGCGGcggccctgctgtgcctggccgtgctgctgctgctctatCTGCTGGCGggcagcgcggccccgccgcccgcgccctccgcgcccgcccgccgcccgccgcgcctCGGCCGGAGCCCCCCGAGGAGGAGCCCcgcgggcggcggcagcgccagCGCCAG GAAGCCTGGAGAGCAGAAACATCCAAAGGAGCCCTCATCCTTGCAGTGCATGCATCTGGCAGTGGTGGCATGTGGGGACCGGCTGGAGGAGACGCTGATCATGCTGAAGTCAGCAGTTCTCTTCAGCAACAGCAGGCTCTGCTTCCACATCTTTGCTGAGGATTCCCTTAAGCCTGAATTTGAGAAGAAG TTAAAGGAGTGGCCTTCCTCATATACAAAGAAGTTTGAGTCCAACATTTACCCAATAACCTTCTCAGTAGGAAATGCTCAGGAATGGAAAAAGTTATTCAAACCATGTGCTGCCCAGCGCCTGTTTCTTCCG gtGATTTTGAAGGATGTGGATTCCCTGCTTTACGTGGACACTGATGTGCTGTTCCTGAGGCCCATTGATGACATCTGGCACCTCCTGAGAGAGTTTAACTCCACCCAGCTGGCTGCCATGGCCCCCGAGCACGAGATCCCCAAGATTGGCTGGTACAGCCGCTTCGCCCGTCACCCGTATTACGGCAGCACCGGCCTCAACTCCGGGGTGATGCTGATGAACCTGACACGGATCCGCAGCACTCACTTCAAG aacAGCTTGATACCAGGTGGCTTGACTTGGGAGGAAATGTTATATCCATTGTACCAAAAGTACAAAAACTACATCACATGGGGAGACCAGGATTtgctaaatataattttttactttaacCCAG AGTGTCTGTACGTGTTCCCCTGCCAGTGGAACTACCGGCCTGACCACTGCATGTACGGCAGCAACTGCAGGGGGGCAGAGGACGAGGGGGTGTCCATCCTGCACGGCAACAGAGGCGTCTACCACGATGACAAACAGCCCACCTTCAAGGCCCTGTACGAGGTGATCCGGGAT tTTCCATTTGAAGACAATCTCTTCCAGTCCTTGTACTATCCTCTGCAGTCAAAGTTTCTGGATACAGTGCACACTTTATGTGGGAGAATTCCACAAGTATTTTTGAAGCAAATTGAGAAAACTATGAAGAAGGTATATGAAAATCGTGTCATTGTGTACCTGGGGGCCAACCACAGATACTAA